From the genome of Cuculus canorus isolate bCucCan1 chromosome 4, bCucCan1.pri, whole genome shotgun sequence:
ATCCTCATCTCCCACACCACCCAACAGCAAAAAAACTCCCCAGAAAGAGAGTTCGAAGAAGAAGACGTTCTCCAAACAATGATCCTTGGCAACGAGCAGCTATAGAGGGTTTGAAGCCATCTTCCCTCCCGGGAAAGAGCGTAGCCCAGCCTCTTTGGGCAGCTGGAATATTTCCAGAAGTAGCACCTTCTTGCCCACAAGCTGGCCTTGGGGACGAGCGCTGGTCGACAGTCATGAAGGCCTGcaagagtttgggtttttttgctcaTGGGCCGGCATCTCCATGCTCCAGGTCCAGCAACGGAcagtgggtttggttttgcagGGCCGCTGGCTCCGCCAAGCAGAGAAGGGAATGTGCTTTGTGGTTCCCTGAAGGTCTAACAGCCTCCTTCCACTTTGATGTGTAAAATCTTGGAGAAGCCGGGTCTCTTCCTCAGGgcctggaagaggagaagagagcaTGGGCGGTGCAGGACCTGGCAGCCTCACTGCTCCACAGGTTGACCAGGAGACAGAGGACATAAGGTCATGgaataattaaggttggaaaagacctctaagatcatccagtccaaccaccagcccaacaccactgtgcctacaTAACCATGTctaaagtgccacatctacaggtattttgaacccctccagggatggagactccaccactgccctgggcagcctctgccagtgcttcaccactctttcagtaaaggcatttttactgatgtccaatctaaacctctcttgGTGCAGCTAGAGGGGCACGTGTGGCTGATGGAGAGCGAGGCTTCAGCGTGTCCTCAGTGAGCTAAGAGGTTCTCTAGTGAGGAACTTCAGCAATGGGCAAGAACTTGTCCTGAACTGACCCCAGTGGACACGAGACTGATGACCTGGGATTGCCATcctttcatagtatcatagaatagtttgtgttggaaggaaccttaaagatcatccagttccaacccccatggcatgggcagggacacctcccactggatcaggctgctcaaggcttcatccaacctggccttgaacacctccagggatggggcagccacaacttccctgggcaacctgggccagagcctcaccactctcatagtgaagaaattcctccttaagtcTAGCTTAAATCTGACtctctccggtttatacccgtTCCTCCTGGTCCTGTCTCCACACGCCTTTATGAataacccctccccagctttctgtaggccctcttctggtactggaaagtcgctataaggtctccttggagccttctcttcttcaggctgaacaaccccaactctttctgcctgtcctcatagggaagatgGTTtatcacctttgtagcctctctggacccattccaacagctccatctccttcttacattgagcattccagaactggacacagcattccagatgagatctcacaagagaggaagagaggggcagaatcccctccctccctgctggccacgctgctttggatgcagcccaggacacggttggtttctgggctgcgagtgcacgttgccggctcatgtggagcttctcctcctccagcaccccaagtccttctcctcagagctgctctcaatcacatcatcccccatcatgtactgaaaaaggagattgccccgacccaggtgcaggaccttacatttggccttgttgaacctcatgaggttctcacagccccacttctccagcctgtccaggtccctctggatgacatcctgtccttccagtgtggcaactacaccactcagcctggtgtcatccacaaactcactgagggtgcactcgatctcactgtcaagatcattgataaagatattaaacagcaccggtcccagtacggacccctgagggacaccacttgtcatggatctccatctggactttgagccattgaccactactctttgaatatgaccataCTTTACCTGGAGTTTGTTCACCATTTCTTCAAACATCTTCTTGGCTTCAGGGCTGTGGGGCTCCTTGAAGTAGTCCACAATGCCCACTTGCACGACGATGGACTTCAGGTTCCGGCACACACCTGCGAGAAGAGATACCTCCTGGCCTCGCCGTACCTGCTAGGGAGACAGCCTCCCCACAGCTGGCATGGACCCTAAAACCCACCTGATACTCCTTAAGTCCCTATGCATTTTGGGAAACCTGACCCTAAAGTTGGAGGAGACACGTTCTTGGTGACCAACACCTCTATAGGGAGGATGGTGGTCTGTGAGATGGTCCCAGTTTGTCATATCTCAACTCAGGAgtcccacctcctccttggGAAACCCTTGCTCTTCCACCCAGAGCGATGGGTTCCCAGCAAGTCCAACCACTCACATGTGCCATGACCTCCAGGAACAGCACCTCAATCAGACCCTCCTGCTGCCTGCCGACCTCTTTTCCTCTGGAGCTCCTGTCCTGGCAAAGGGTGTGACTCCAAACTTAGATACACCAGGGTGAACCTCAGGTGTGCCACAGGCATTGAGGCCTCGATTACACCGCGGGAGGCGTGGACGGAGTGTCTGCGTCCTCCCCATGGCCCAAGGCAAGATCAGCTCTTCTGAACCCATCCTTGACAAGGGGCTGCTGGATCTCCTCTTAGAAACCTTCCACTATGGAGCTCCCAGAAACCGCCACACTGTTGACACTGGGTTCCTGCTGATGAGGCTGGAAGGCAGGTTCTGGTTCATGGATCTGGAGAACTGGTGACCTTTTGACTGATGAATGATGCTATGCACGTCCCGCCCCCTGCTACAGCTACTCACTGTTGAAGTGCAGCAGGGCTTTGGGGGTGACCGGTGTGGAGGTCAGCACCAgcatctccagccccttcagcccTTCTCGACACATCTCTGCCGCAACCTCCTGGTTGATCTCCGCCACGTGGTCCAGCTCCAGGACCTGAAGCCGCATGCAGTTTCGAGCTGGAAGGACAGAGCACATGCTGTCATTGTCCCATGGCGAAGGGATGAGGACAGCTGATGGGAATGGAGTGGTAGGAGGTGGAAGCAAGAAGGGACAGGGTTCCCCATGGTCCCTTGGAATGAGCTTCTCCATTGAGATCCCTATGAGGCATCTCCTAGGAGTATACCTTGCCTCCTGCAAGGTCTccttcctcttgtcccatcaaAGAGAGCTGCCTACCTAAGGACGCCAGTCCCTGGACGCCGCAGCCTGCTCCTCCAATGCCCAATGCCCGCAGGTGAGGCCAGCACCTTCCGATCATCTGAAGGCAGCGGTTGCTGAAACGCGttggctgctggctggggagatgaagaagaaagagctgggGAGGCTTGGCAGAAAAACTCACCCTCCATCACAAGTGTTCTTGTGTTGGAGCTGGGACCTCTCCCACCCCACCGACCTGGGTTTCACCACACTGGAAGAAGGTGTCTCCAGAGCAGACATCTCCATCTGAGCAACCACCCTAGGCTGTGTTGCAACCAGGACAGGGCAGGTCCATGCACTCACTGGTGTCCCTCTGTCCCAAATCTTCCACCCCTGGAGATCTGAATCAGGCCCTAAACTCTGTTGCTTTCAGTGATCATCAactcattaaggttggaaaagacctctaagtccATCAAGTCCACCCATCAGCCCAAGACCACTGGGTCTACTAAATCAtgccccaaagtgccacgtctacacacttgttgaacacctccaggaacagagactccaccacttccttgggctCTGATCAAACCAGTAGCAGGAGCCTTGACCTCTAGCTCAAGCTGAGAAGCCTACATGCCACATGGCCTCTCCCCCTGGGGAAGACACAAACCATCAGGGATGTGACATCCAGCTTCTCCTGCTAAGAGACATCCCCTTTTGTACACCTCGATCCAGGGTGATGTGGGATATGACACTGCAAGAAGCCtccaggacaagaaggaatgctCAAGAGGCAGCCTCACGGCATGGAGCTGAGTGACCTGCTCTGTGAGCCATGAACTCCTGATCACCCAGATGCTGTGGGTTGGGGAACCACCAGCATCCTCATGTCTCCAAAACGCTTTTCCAAAGCGAGAGCAACTGCAGCCATCTCCCTAAGTAGCAACTCAACACCCTTTTGAGAACATCCAGGTCATTCAGGGCTGCTGTTACACAAGCAGTGAGGAGCTCAGACAAGTGGTGATGTTCAACGTTGCCTACGAGACCCATCACATCTCCTCTTTCGTCTCTGGTGTTAGCAGTCTCCCAGGAAACATTCCAAGTTTGGCAGGGAGGTGCCTACACCCAACAGCTCCCAGTTTTCACAGGGAGGGATGAGGCTGAGCTCTCAGTCTCTCAAACTGGCATCTCAAACTGAATCGCTTCTCATCCCATGAGGCCATCCCAAGCAAATCTGAATCTGGCATCCCATTTCTTTCAAGCCCAGTGGTGCCCCTCACACCCATCCTGTTCTCCTCCTACCATGACTCTTACCATGGATGCAGAGGCGCGACCTGGAGGGAGATGATGTCCCTGCAACCTGCTCCAAGGGCCCAGATGACTTCGTGACCCACGGGGTCTGTAGAGCTcctgaaaaaacacagaggaCAGGTGGTGGTCGCCATCAGCAGTGGTGGTCCCCAtcagcagtggtgctgccctgGGGGCTGCCCTCTGCACCTGGAGGTACAAATGTGGTCATTATTTACAACCCACAACCTGCCCATGAACCAGACCATCCCAACATCAACCCATGCAGGAAGGCTGAAGACATTTCCATCTGGTATTGTGCCTACGGATGTGCAATgccaagaaaaatggaagaaggtGAGGCTAAAGATGAGGCTGAAGGTGAGAATGAAGATGAGTTTGGAGGTAAGGCTGAAGTTGAAGGCTGAAGGTGGGGTTGGTGGTTGAAGGTGAGGTTGACAGTTGAAGGTGAGGTTGAGGGTTGAAAGTGAGGTTGAAGGTGAAGGCAGAAGTCTTCCAGATGCAAAGGTGGCAAGTGATTGACTGCCAGGCCGTGTACCCTTGCAGAACAAATATAACGTCCCTGCAGATCTCACTGGGTTGGTTTCCCTCACCACCTGCCCAGCCGGGACAGCGAAGGTGCCAGGAGGTGGTAAAGATGTTTCAGTTAATGGATGGCATCTTCCAGCCAAGGGGAGTGGATGCTCCATGGCCTCTGTACCAACTTTGAGGTTGTGCTACCACATCCGTAGGTGGCTGTTGGCCAAACGTCGCTGCCGAGGTTTGCTGTGGGCTCCTCCTTGGTCTTTTTGGAGGTGTCAAAACAGACTTCATGCGATGCTTCCAGATTCATGCAGGGACATGAAAGAGGTGTAGGTTTATTGTGAGTCATGGCACTCCTTGGGTGCAGCCACGCTGCCGGCCACCCAACGTCTGAGCCACGGGCTCAGAGGAGCTTTCGATGATGCTGTCGGCTCCCTGCACCAAGTCGCTGGAAAAGAGATGTCAGAGAGCATCATCGTGATGCTGCCAGCCCAGACAGAGGTCCCTGCTGCTTCATCGCACTGGGCTCCCTCTCAAACACGGAGGCCGCACTCCTTGACTCTCAATGACCTACTTTGAAACTTCAGGCAAGCCTAAAAATAAGCGATGGGTGTTACCTTGAGCGTTTCACACCTCTCCACTGAAGATGCCTGCCAAGACCCCCTTGCGAGCACGGCAGGTTAATTGGAGCATGAGTCAGAGTCACAGGTTAGCAACGTGCCAGGAGCGCTGGAGCTTGCTCTGATGCCCTTGGAAGGACTGATGGAGGTGTCTTCGGGTTAAACTCGGCAGCACTGAGCAGCCTCACGGTGTGCGATTCCCAGATCAGCGCCACGTCCGAGTGCTTAGTCCATTATGGAGGAACTGGCTGGGTGTGCTTTCCCACCTGAAGGTTTGTCCACCCTGGGCTGGGTGAGGACACCCATGGGCTGTAGTTGATTGCAATGGATGCAGAGACTGAAGTGCAGGACACAGTGGAGCAAGGAAACTCCTTGAGAGTCTAGGAAAGCCGAATCCTGTCTCTATGGGAGGCAGAGATTCTTCAGAAGGTTTCCAAGATGAAGGAGCAGTCACAATCTCCTCCAGGACCCACACTACAATGAGCCTTGCGTCTTTGCTCTTGGGCAAAGCTTCCAAGTTGGCCCCTTGCAAGCCCATGGCAGAACTGCTCCTTCCTCCTAGGAGAGAGGGACCCTGAGGTCTCTTCTCCTCATTAGAAGCCATCATTAGGGGGTGAGAGTCAGATGGACCTCACTGGGTCCTGGTGTTGGTGCATCTCTCCTTCACCGTTCTCTAACATAAAGCAGTGTCCCCATACCAAGATGCCTCCAGCTGGGGCGAGATCGATAACAGGATGGTGGGAATGAAGCTGGAAGGGAAATATCTGCATGGGAACATGCCAGAAGAGGATGAAAGGTTCAAGGACAGCTTGCgctggggacactggggctgctgctgggctggggacaCGGAAAGGTGAGTACTTTGCCAGATGGTCTCTGTTCTGACGGGGAATGGGGATGAGTATCAGAGGAATCTCAGCACATCCAATGGATGTTCCCAGCCTGCTCCTCAGTCAGGCAATCCCATGAACCCCCATGGGCAGGAGTGGATGTTGGTGGTCATCCTTACCGGTACGTGACAGCCTGCAGGGCCCGGCAGTAGCAGCTGGCCAGCCAGAGCGAGCGGTCCGTCAGCACGTTGGGGCAGTGCGAGATGCGGAGGATGAGCAAGTTGCTGCCTGTGGCCTTCAGCAGGGACTCCAGCCCGGATTCCAGGCAACCCCTgccagggatggaggcagggTCAGGCACGAGCACCCACGCTCACACTCCCCATGGCCACCTCAGGGTAGTGATGTGTCCCACGGATGTCTCCGGGAAGCCCAAACCCCACAGCAGGAGCTGTTGTGTGATGATCATCCATCGGTGAAAATGAGACGTTGGGGCTCATGGAACATCATCATCCCTGAGGatcagcagctccagctgtgggAGAAGGGTACCTGGGACACGGGACTCACCGTGTGCTCTTCATGTAGTCCTCCTTgctctccttcttccctctctgtcGCGGCTTGAGGTTTTGGAGGGTGAGGGAGTGCATCTGGGTGCACCACTGAGACAGCATGGCCAGGAactggggggacaggggtggcCGTCACCCAGGGGGACACCTTTGGTGTGCTCCACGTCACCCATCCTTGGCTGTCTTGGGCAGATCCATGCACACACCCCACAGCACACACGTGTTTCAGCATGCACAGACATATGCATGCCTTAAATATGTGAACATCCACGTTGGAGGTCATGCAAAAGcacaacaaaaccacaagtGTGACCATGAAAGTACATGAAAACCCGTGCACACGTGAGCTCAAGTGCGCATGTGTGAACGTGCAATGCATCCACCCACTGATGTGAGCACCTCTGCACCCACATCCCTGCGTCCATAGCAGTGTGACAATCAATCCAAGTGAGATGCTTGCACAGCTTCACCTTTCAGGAGGAAAGGTCTCACCCCAGGCAGTGCCATCCCCATCCCTCGTACCTTGGAGGACACCCTGGCGTTCTCCAGCAGCACCCGTGTCCACACGGCCGGGTGCCGGGCCACGAACTTCCAGTCCTTGCACACCTCAGCCGCCCGCAGCAGGGTCTTGGTGTCCAGGTAGGTGAAGATGCAGAAAAGAGCCGCCCGCATCTTGAGGATCTCGGGGCTGATCACCTCGCTGGAGTGGCCAGGGCTGCCCCTCTCCAGGCGGCCCACCTTGCTCCCGGGCCCCTCGGTCCTGGCTGTGAGACACCCACCATCCGTTGCCACCAGGAGCCAGAGAAGGCGGTGGGGAAGGGATGGTCCTTGTGGAGCCAAGGAGCCGTTCCCCACCTTccatcctccccatcctcccacCTCACCAGAAGATCCCAGCATGGTCTCACCCGTCAGCCGGCAGCTGGCAGGTCGGGATGATGCGGATCCGGGTGCCTCCGGCTCCCAGCCCTCAGCCTCCGACTCGGTGGTGCGAGAGCCCACGTCGGAGACGTCGCCCTCTTCGCCCTCGGTGCTGTTGCGATAGGGCCGGCGGTGCCAGTTCTGGATGGCTTGTCGGCGCAGCCCCGAGCCCCGGGCGCCGTCCCGTGCAAAGTAGGGATGCCCATCGGTGGTGTCATCGGTTGGACACGGCTCTGCGCTGTCACTGTCGTAGCAGCCCGAGCTCTGTGACACAGCTTTCACCCGGCTCGAGGCGCTGGAGACAGGGACGCTTGGCCTAAGCGCTCACTAGGATGTTCCCACCAGCCCCTTGCCCCACCAAAAACCAGCATCCCATTAAAATCCCAAACTGGACTCACCCCGTGCTGGAGGAGGAGCGCTGGTTGGCCACACCATAGGGGCCATGCACGGCTGCTCCTGGCCCCGGGTGCCGGTCTCTCTGCGGGGAGATAGAACAagagatgatgtttaaggtcccttccaactcaaaccattctatgattccatccTGAATgggatccaggaaagctggggaaggacttttttccaagggcctggagtgataggatgagggggaatggctttaaagatttaaatcagacactagaaagaaattcttcacgatgagggtggtgaggccctggaacagattgtccagggaagtcatggctgccccatccctggaggtgttcaaggccaggttggatggggtttggagcagcctgggccaatggaaggtgtccctgcccatggcagggagttggaactggatgggctttaaggtactttccaaccgaaaccattccatgactctaaGAGGACTCAGTGTTGCCAAACCCAACATGCACGTGATGCAGCCGAAGGAGATGACCCCGAGAACCCATCCAGCACCAGACGTATTTTGGGGTGAGCCATCCCCAAACAGGATGCAGAAGAGCATCTCCAGCATTGCTCCAACACCCTGCTCATGCTTGTCATGGAAATACAGACCCACCAAGAAACAACTCCGTGGGATCCCCTCCCCAGGATGATCCATTTCCTCACAAGAAGGAAATGGGGGTCCCTACACCTCCCCACTCAACCCTTTGTAACCATCAGAGAAGCCACATGGGTGAtgctagacataaggaagaatttcttcaccatgagggtgctgaggcactggaacaggttgcccagggaggttgtggatgccgCAACCTTGGAGGtgtttcaaggccaggttggatggggccttgggcagcctgatccagtgggatgtccctgcccatggcagggggttggaactggatgatctttaaatttccttccaacccaaactattctgtgattctaagattctatgatgCCCGAAGCCACCGGGGTGCCCGTGCCTGTGCTCGTGGAGGTACCGGTCGGCCGGCAGCCTTGGCTCCTGGCGTGCCGCAGCGTCCCAGGCTGCCATTTGGGGtggtgccacagctgctgctgatgATCTGGAGTTGCTTCTCAGCCCGGTCCGCTCGGTCCAGCAGCTCCTCGATGAAGTGCTGGAGGCGAACCTTAGCGTTGGCCTCGCGGGCAGCCGTCTCCTTCAGGAACTGGTCGATCTGCAGCACCTCCCTGCATGGAGGGACCAGTGAGGGACAACCCAATCCTTCCCCACCCATCCCTGTTGAGAACTTCTATCCCTGTCTGCGAGCTGGGGTGGGGGCTCAAGGGTGCTCACGTACAtttggagaacaagccttatgaggggtggctgaaggacctgggactgttcagcctggggaagagaatgttgaggggagaccttattggtctctacaaccacctgaaaggaggttgaagcGAGGTGGGCTCTgatgtcttctcccaagtaacaggagataggacaagagggaatggcctcaagttgcaccaagggtggtctagattggatattagggaaaaggtctttactgaaagagtggtgaagcattggaagaggctgcccagggaagtggtggagtccccatccctgaaggggttcaaaaaacatgtcgatgtggcacttcagaacatggtttagtagacacggtggtgttgggctgacagttggactggatgatcttagaggtcttttccaaccttaacaattccatgattctatggacCACTCCATCGTCAGCCCAGATTGGGTCTGTGCCAGCCTGGATGGCTCCTGGCCATGGTTCAGCTCAGAGCGTGGACCAGAGAATGCTCCCAGCATGCAGGGTGGCTGTGGCCACATTATTTAGGAGGGCTGATGTCCCCAGCACCTTCGCATATCGAGCTCGAGCCTTCGCTCCCAGGACTGGGGTCAGGCCCATGGGTGggacagagcagagggagggggaTTGTACACttattaggttggaaaagacctttgagaccatcaaaCCCAACtttacctgtccactactaaaccatatccctaagcacttcatgaTGATGATGTTGAACTtcccaggttgcccatggaagttgtggctgtcccatccctggaggtgttcaaggccaggttggatggggccttgggcagcctgagccagtgggaggtgtccctgcccatggcagggggttggaactagatgacctttaaggtcccttccaactcaaactattctacatTGGTGTGGTAGGACAGTGGAGAAGGATGATGGTGGTACCCTGTCTCACTTGGGGTAGAATGCGAGAGCAACCTGAAGTCTTTAACCCTGTGTTGTCCCATGCCTCACTTAGCCCAGAGCTTGCAGAGCCCTGGCTCCCTCATTAACAACTTAATTAGTGGGGGCTTTGAATTTGCGGGTGGGCAGGGTTCACCTTACGTGCTCAAGCATcatgaaagcaaacacagatgCGCACCCTGACACACATGCAGGAATATGCACACCCACCAGGCACAGGCGGTCACACACCCTCACACCCATTGTGCACACGCACATGTGCACGACCACTCTCACACTTTTGCTCAGCACCACAAAGCCCTGCAGATGCGCAAACCCAACTCTGCACGCCCGGTGTGTGCATGCTCAACTGGGAGC
Proteins encoded in this window:
- the FBXO41 gene encoding F-box only protein 41 isoform X1; this translates as MASLDLPYRCPRCGEHKRFRSLSSLRAHLEYNHTYETLYVLSKTNSICDAAVFPLAADGALLTPAARRDYFESTSFQGKDQRFSCDLVPAEELEPAPSSSPSPRYVHEIEIPLTEIFTRSKAVAPAPTPPATMDSAYEEGLARLKIRAFEKLEVDKRLEKLTEEVEQKIASQVGRLQVELDRKSSELEKAKQESLRLSREKQELEDRASELSRQVDVSVEMLASLKQDLVQKEQELTRKQQEVLQIDQFLKETAAREANAKVRLQHFIEELLDRADRAEKQLQIISSSCGTTPNGSLGRCGTPGAKAAGRPVPPRAQRDRHPGPGAAVHGPYGVANQRSSSSTGASSRVKAVSQSSGCYDSDSAEPCPTDDTTDGHPYFARDGARGSGLRRQAIQNWHRRPYRNSTEGEEGDVSDVGSRTTESEAEGWEPEAPGSASSRPASCRLTARTEGPGSKVGRLERGSPGHSSEVISPEILKMRAALFCIFTYLDTKTLLRAAEVCKDWKFVARHPAVWTRVLLENARVSSKFLAMLSQWCTQMHSLTLQNLKPRQRGKKESKEDYMKSTRGCLESGLESLLKATGSNLLILRISHCPNVLTDRSLWLASCYCRALQAVTYRSSTDPVGHEVIWALGAGCRDIISLQVAPLHPCQQPTRFSNRCLQMIGRCWPHLRALGIGGAGCGVQGLASLARNCMRLQVLELDHVAEINQEVAAEMCREGLKGLEMLVLTSTPVTPKALLHFNSVCRNLKSIVVQVGIVDYFKEPHSPEAKKMFEEMVNKLQALRKRPGFSKILHIKVEGGC
- the FBXO41 gene encoding F-box only protein 41 isoform X2, with translation MASLDLPYRCPRCGEHKRFRSLSSLRAHLEYNHTYETLYVLSKTNSICDAAVFPLAADGALLTPAARRDYFESTSFQGKDQRFSCDLVPAEELEPAPSSSPSPRYVHEIEIPLTEIFTRSKAVAPAPTPPATMDSAYEEGLARLKIRAFEKLEVDKRLEKLTEEVEQKIASQVGRLQVELDRKSSELEKAKQESLRLSREKQELEDRASELSRQVDVSVEMLASLKQDLVQKEQELTRKQQEVLQIDQFLKETAAREANAKVRLQHFIEELLDRADRAEKQLQIISSSCGTTPNGSLGRCGTPGAKAAGRPVPPRAQRDRHPGPGAAVHGPYGVANQRSSSSTGASSRVKAVSQSSGCYDSDSAEPCPTDDTTDGHPYFARDGARGSGLRRQAIQNWHRRPYRNSTEGEEGDVSDVGSRTTESEAEGWEPEAPGSASSRPASCRLTARTEGPGSKVGRLERGSPGHSSEVISPEILKMRAALFCIFTYLDTKTLLRAAEVCKDWKFVARHPAVWTRVLLENARVSSKFLAMLSQWCTQMHSLTLQNLKPRQRGKKESKEDYMKSTRGCLESGLESLLKATGSNLLILRISHCPNVLTDRSLWLASCYCRALQAVTYRFIPTILLSISPQLEASWYGDTALC